DNA from Chloroflexota bacterium:
TCTCCTGGGGGCTGGGTGCGATATTGCACTCAGCTACGCACGGAGGCGGCTCGGGGCAGGCGTGCAAAATGATGATTTACGAGCTTTCAAAACTCCAGCCGCACAGGGAGATGGCGATTAAATCAGCCAAAGCCCTGGCTGGAATATCGGTATAGGTTGATGTTGCATCACGGTGTTAACAAAGGTATTCCGTTTGGGCTGACGTTGTATAAGTAGTCCGATGCCAAACTATCAGACTATCTCCTCGTCCCCCTTGAGCTACAGACGGAACTCCTGGCAATAACCTGCTGCGTTTTTGCTTATCATTCGAATTCCATATGTCATTTCACACCTGACTCTTTACTCTTCTGAATCATCTCCAGATATATACGACTCCCCTGGCGCAGCGTCCGCTCTTGAGTGCTGTAGTCAACATGATAAAGTCCAAATCGCCTCTCGAACCCATATGCCCACTCAAAGTTGTCCATCAGCGACCAATAGAAACAGCCCTTAACGTTCATTCCTTCAGAGATCGCCTTGTTCACAACCAGCAAATGGTCTTCGATGAACTTGGCTCTCTTCGTGTCGCTGTCATCAGCAATGCCATTCTCTGTGATATAGATGGGTTTAGAGGTGTAGCCAGTTATCAGCTTGAGGGCACGGTATAAGCCTTCGGGGTAAATCTCATATCCCATGTCCGTCAATTTCTCTGGAGGCGCGCGTGTAATTTCAACAAACTGCTCTTGACTGAAAGGGTTAAACCGCCGGTGGAAGTGCGTGTAATAATTCAGGCCAACGAAATCGAAGGCTTCCTTCACCCCGCTTGTGTATGATTCGTTTGCCAAGCCAGGCATTGAGAAATCGAAGCGCCCGTCCACAAGGTACGGGAAATGCGATTCAGTCAGATTCTTATTGAGGAGGTAGGCCACCACAACATCCAGCAGGTACCACTGATTGGGAGGGTCATAGGTCCCCATGTACACGACGAGCCCGACCTGAGCTTGTGGCTCGAGCCTCTTGATGGCAGTGTAAGCCGCCGTATGAGCGCGCAGCAGGTTTCGAAAGACTATTGCTGCCTTTTGAGGGTCTTTTACGGCCGGAGGCCACTCAGCTGTGAAGTATCCAAGTACAGCGTAGATGGACGGTTCATTGATGGTGCACCATAGTTTCACCTTAGGTCCTAAACGCTGGACAACATGTTCAACAAATCTGACAAAGATATCAGGGGAATCCTCTTGGAGGAACGCCCCCTGTTCCTCAAACCATATGGGATTGGTGAAGTGATGCAACGTAACCATCGGCTCAATGCCATTCGCCAGCAGTTCATCCACCAACTGTTCATAGTGGTCGAGTACCGCCTCATCAAACTCTCCTGGCTTCGGCTCAATCTTGCTCCATTCGACTGAGAAGCGATAAGCATTCAGCGAGAGTGCCTTCATAAGCTGAATATCTTCCTTATAGCGCTGCCAATGGTCGCATGCCATCCCAGCTTTCTGACCGTTCAATATCTGAGGTTTGCCGTGTTCATCAACAGCGGATTCGAATTGAAACCAGTTGTTATTTGTGCAGTTGCCTTCGACCTGATGAGCCGCTGTAGCACTGCCCCAGAGAAAATCTTTCCCGAAGTGCAGTGAGTCGCTCTTAAGCTTGTCGAAATCTAAGCGCATGTTGACGTTGGGATCTCTGAACCAGAGCACCACCCCAAAATACACTATGGCGAGTATCAGCAGTGTAAAAAGCAGTTTCCTCAAGTTTCTGTCTTACCTCCTTACGGTGTCAATGCTTCACTCAAGCTGAATTATACCATTCTTAAGGCGAAGGTCTAACACTGCCATTTCAATTGCATGTGATTTCAGCTTCTTATTGGTTTATCAACACCCGTCAATGTCGCCACACAATGTTAACAAAAGTGT
Protein-coding regions in this window:
- a CDS encoding glycosyl hydrolase family protein, which encodes MRKLLFTLLILAIVYFGVVLWFRDPNVNMRLDFDKLKSDSLHFGKDFLWGSATAAHQVEGNCTNNNWFQFESAVDEHGKPQILNGQKAGMACDHWQRYKEDIQLMKALSLNAYRFSVEWSKIEPKPGEFDEAVLDHYEQLVDELLANGIEPMVTLHHFTNPIWFEEQGAFLQEDSPDIFVRFVEHVVQRLGPKVKLWCTINEPSIYAVLGYFTAEWPPAVKDPQKAAIVFRNLLRAHTAAYTAIKRLEPQAQVGLVVYMGTYDPPNQWYLLDVVVAYLLNKNLTESHFPYLVDGRFDFSMPGLANESYTSGVKEAFDFVGLNYYTHFHRRFNPFSQEQFVEITRAPPEKLTDMGYEIYPEGLYRALKLITGYTSKPIYITENGIADDSDTKRAKFIEDHLLVVNKAISEGMNVKGCFYWSLMDNFEWAYGFERRFGLYHVDYSTQERTLRQGSRIYLEMIQKSKESGVK